The Pirellulales bacterium genomic interval GCACGCGGCCGATCTCGACGGCATCACGGCGCGCATCAACGCCCATCCCGACGCCGACGTCGTGTGGCTCAGCTCTGGCGGCAATGACATGCTGCTCGGCGCCCTCGGCGGTGGTTTCTATCGCGGGAACCCCAACAATCCGACGGTCTATGCCAATATCGCGGCGAACGTCGACACGCTGGTCAACCACATTCTAAGCATCCGTCCCGATATCCAGGTGGTGATCGCCGGCTACGACTACATCAACGTCTTCGATATGGGGAGCGGTGGCCTTCAAGCAGGTAACAATCTGGGGGTCATCAAGTCGGGCAACGTCTTCCTCGATGCGGCTCAGAACCAGGAACTGAACGACGGTTTCAAGGCGGCCGAGCAGGGCAAGGTGAGCCTGGGGGCCAACAGCAGCCGCGTCCATCACGTGTGGAACTTCGGTCTCATCAACACCGTGGTGGGCTACAGCGGTTACTTCGGCAACTTCCCCGGTGCGGGCAACTATCCGCCCGAGTTGTATGCCGCGCTCCCCACGCCGGCCTCGCGCATGGCCGCGAACGACCCGATCCACTTGAACACGCAGGGCTATGATCTGCTGGCCCTGAACATGTATCTGAATTTCTTCGACACGGCGTTCCAGCCGGCGTCGTTGACGACGAATACGACCACGCTCGACTTCGGCCACGTGCGCGTGGGCACGACGAGCACAACGCTCGGCGTGACGGCCTCGAACGCGGGGCCCGACCATACCAAGGTCAAGGATCTCTTCATACCGGCCGGCACGGGCGAGTTCAGCGGCGGCAACCAATCGTACTTGCCGCTGTTCCGCGATCCGACGCTGGGCAGTGATGCCGCGGCCAGCAGCTTTACCTACACGCCGAACGCCCGCGGCGCCGATTCGCAAAATCTCACGCTGACCAGCGACAGCGGTTCGCGTCCGTTGACGCTGTCGGGCACGGGTGTCGGTCCGGTATTCGGCAGTGTTTCCACGCTCGACTTCGGCTACGTCCTGTTGGGAGAAAACGGCTCGTTGCCGTTCACGATCACGAATTCGACCACCGACGGCGATCTAGGCGCGCTGACGAATCTCACGCTCCATTCGTTCGTGCTGGATGGTCCCGACGCGGCCAGTTTCGAACTCGTCGGCTTCACGCCCGGGATGGTGCTGAATGCCGCGTCGCTGGCCAATCTCTCTCTCGAATTCACCGGCGATGGCCCGGCCGGCGCGAGATCGGCCACGCTAACTTTTTCGACCGATGTGGGGGTCGCGCTCGGGGGCAGCGGCGCCACGTTCCAGATCACGGTCGCGGCCGAAGTCGTGGAAGTGCCGACGGTCGCGGCCGGAGGGCCCTACGCAGGGGGCGAAGGGGCGGCGATCGCTTTGACGGCGGTCGGTACCGGCACCATCACCTCCTATGATTGGGACCTCGATAACAACGGCAGCTACGAAACTCCCGGCATGACGGTGAATTTCACCCGGCCCGAGCAAGGTGAGTTTACCGTCAACGTGCGCGCCATCGGTCCCGCGGGCACGGTCTATGCGACGACGACCGTATTGGTCGAAAACGTGGCGCCCGTCGCCGGCATGACCGGTTTGGGCTGGACGCACACGGGGGTCCTGCAGCACTTTTCGTTGATCGCCCTGGATCCCGGCTCGTTCGACGCGGCAGCGAACTTCGACTTTGCCATCGACTGGCAAGGAGACGGAGCGTTCGAGGAGTTCGTCTCAGGACCGACGGGAACGCCCATCAGTCACACCTTCAACACGCCCGGCTCGCACAAGGTAAGGATCAAGGCCACCGACAAGGACGGCGGCACGAGTGAAATCGGCACGTACGTGGTTCACGTCTATCACGTCGAGCAGGTAGGGGACAACATCGAGTGGTATGGTTCGGACGGCAATGACGTCGTCGAATTTCGCGAAACGGCGCTCCAGACCGTCGAGGTGCGCACGTTGATGGTCGGCGGGCACGCCACGAACGAACTGGCCATCTTCACGGGCGTGACGGGACGCGTCTTGGGCTATGGCAATCGAGGCAACGACCGACTCGATGCCAGCCAACTGCTGCTCCTGCCCACGACGCTCGAAGGGGGACGCCATCACGATACCTTGCTCGGCGGCGCGGGAGACGACATCCTGCGCGGCGATTTCCAAGGGGCGAAGGGGGATGGAGCCGAGGGGAACGATTCGATCGTCGGTGGCCCCGGCAACGATCTGATCGAAGGGGATGGGCTCGAAGGGGGCGAAGATACCCTGCACGGCGGCAGCGGCAACGATACGATCCTGGGGGATGGCAGCGATGGGGCCGAGGGACGCGCCGACCGCATCTATGGCGAGGATGGGAACGATTTCCTGTTCGGTCACCACGGACACGATTTCATCGACGGCGGCAACGACCACGATCTCATCACCGGGGGCGATGGCGCCGAGGCGAACGATACCCTCGTCGGCGGTGCGGGCAACGATGTCCTGAGCGGCTCGAACGGCAAGGATTCGATCTCCGGCGGGACGGGGCAAGATATCATTCTAGGAGGTTCCGGCGCCGATACGCTCCAAGGCGAAGGGGGCGAGGACCTCCTCGTCGCCGATGTCGTCACGTTCGGCCTCAGCACTTCGGCCCTGATTGCCATCCACGCCGAGTGGACCTCGGGCAATAGCTACCAGGACCGGGTCGCGCACCTCACCGGCACGCCCGGTGGTGCCAACGGAGCCACGTACTTCACCTTGGGGACCACTGTTTACGACGATGAGGCAGAGGACCTGCTCACGGGTGGAGCCGAAATCGACTGGTTCCTCTACAATTTGATGCAGGACGTGCTCACCGACCATGCCGAAGGGGAGACCGAGACCGATACGTTCGGCTTCCCGCTGCCCACCTTGGAATAACCTTCGTTCCGCGGAACTTCTCGGCCGCTCGAGGTCGGAAAACTTTTTTTCGCGACCTTGCGAACTACCTTCTTCGGGCCTGCGTATAACGGCAGAGCCTTCGTTTGCGCCCCCTTGAGCCGGGCAGGCTTCGGCCAGCGGGCTATTCGTTGACAAGCCCCCGTGGCGGCGGCAGACTTAGGTGCGCTGGCGTGTCTCCCACCGGGAGACACGCTTCCCCGCCAGGCCTGACTCTCGATCGGCGAGACGGGCCCCCAACGATCGAGAGCACATGGAATGTGCTGGGAGGCGCGTTCGCTCGTCCCACCGATTTTTTTTGGCCCACCCTGCGGCGCTCGTACGTGTCGAGAGAATCACGCTCGTATCGCTTTCCCATTTTTTTCAGGAGAGGTTGACCCATGTTGCGCAGATTAGGATTCGCGTTGCCCTTGGCGGCCGTCGCCCTGGCTTTGGTTTCTGGCTCGGCCCAGGCCGGCAAGTTCAACAAGGTGCTGAACGTCGGCGACACCGCCCCCAGCTTTGCCGACATCATCGGCGTGGATGACGACAAGTATGGGCTCGATTCGTTCAAGGACGCGAAGGCCATCGTGCTGGTCTTCACCTGCAACAACTGCCCCGTCGCCGTCGCCTGCGAGGATCGCATTGTCGAGCTGCAGAAGGACTACAAGGACAAGGGCGTGCAGATCGTGGCGATCAACGTGAACAACGTCGATGGCGATCGACTCGACTCGATGAAGGAGCGTTCGAAGTCGAAGGGCTTCAACTTCCCCTACATCTATGATCCCACGCAGAAGGTTGCCCGCGATTATGGTGCGTCGGTAACCCCCGACGTCGTCGTGCTGGACGGCGATCGCAAGATTGCCTACCTCGGCGCCATCGACAACGATGCCCTGAACGAGGCCAACGCCAACAAGCACTACGTGCGCGACGCCCTCGACGCCATCCTCACCGGCTCGAAGCCGTCGGTCAGCGAGACCAAGGCCAAGGGCTGCGGAATCAAGTACGAATAGTTCACGCTTCGTACGGTCTATATTTCCGCCGTCAGTTTTGCGTCGCCGGCCGACTGGCCCTCGTGCCAGGGCCGGCGACGCTTTTTTACACGCCGTCCTTCGCCAGGAATCCAACACCATGTCGGTCACACGCAAGATGCGATCGCTTGCCACGCTCGCGGCCGTCGTGCCTCTGATCGCGGTCGGTTGTGCCAAGGAAGAAGCCAACCCCGCCGGCGAACCAGCAGCACCCCCGGCCAGCGCGACCGCGACTTCCGCCGAGGAATCGGTCGAGAGCGAAACTGCCGCGACCGAATCGGACGAGGTCGGGACCGCCATTAAGCTCACCAAGGCTACCAAGGAAGATTTCGACAGCCTCATCGCCAGCCATCGGGGCAAGGTCGTGCTCGTCGACTATTGGGCCACCTGGTGCGGTCCCTGCGTGAAGGGATTTCCCCATACCGTCGAGTTGGCGGAGAAGCTAGCTCCGCAGGGGCTGGCCGTGATCTCGGTGAGCTTCGACGATCCCGAGGCCTCGACCGAAGTCGAAGCGTTTCTCACCAGACAGCACGCCCAGTTCGATAATCTGATCAGCGCCTACGGGGCCGAAGACCAGTCGTACGACGACTTCGGCGTCGAGACCGGAGCCCTGCCCCACTACCAGATCTATGATCGCGAGGGGAAGCTCGTCCGCGAGCTCGTCAGTGGCGATCCCACCGCCAAAAGCGTCACGCCGGAAGACGTGGCGGCCGCCGTGCAAGAACAGCTCGATCAGCCTGCTGCCGCTAATCCCTAGGACCGGCCGCGCGGTTGCTGGCGGACGGATTCTCGTTTCTGCGCAGCTTGTCTAGATCTCCACGGCGCAACGATTACCGGCGTTGCCCCGCGCCGACGTGCCCGATAGACTTCCACCCCCTGTCGACCCTTCGTGGGTTGAGGTTATGGCCAGGCAAGGAGGCCTCGGGCATTGTCATCCGCAGTCGTACTCAGCAAAGTGCCCCTCGAGCGCCGTCGTCGCGACGTGTCGCGCCCGCTCGTCTCGGTGGTGGTCCCTGTCTTTAACGAAGAGGCGTGTCTGCCGGCGCTGCATCGCCGCTTGACGGAGGTCTTGAGCACGCTGGACGACTCGTACGAGATCTTGTTCGTCAACGACGGTAGCCGCGATCGATCGCTCGAGATCATGCGGCAGCTCCAACTCATCGATCCTCACGTGGGTTACCACTCGTTCACGCGCAACTTCGGCCACGAGTCGGCCAGCACCTGCGGACTGCTCGAAGCGCAAGGCCAGACCGTCGTGATCATCGATGCGGATCTGCAGGATCCGCCCGAGCTGATCGCCCAATTGCTCGAACGCTGGCGCGAGGGATACGACCTGGTCTATGCGCAGCGGCGTTCGCGGCAGGGGGAGACATGGCTGACGCGCTCGACGAGCCATGCGTTCTACCGGCTGTTGAACCGTGTGACCCGGGTCGATATGCCGGTCGACACGGGCGATTTTCGTCTGATGGACCGCACCGTTGTCGAGGCGTTCCGGCGCTTGCCCGAGCGGAATCGCTTCGTGCGCGGCATGATCGCCTGGACCGGATTCCGCAAATCGGCCGTCTACTACGATCGCGATGCACGGCTCGCCGGCGAGACGAAGTACAACTTCACCAAGCGGCTCGGTCTGGCGCTCGACGCCATTTGTGGCTTCAGCACCCTCCCCTTGCGGTGGATCACTTACGCTGGCGGCATCACCGCGGGGGTGGCCGGGGCGTTGTTCGCGATGGCCTTGCTCGTGGGGCTTTTTTCCAGCGTGGGCGCGGCGGGTTGGATCGTGCTGGCCGCGGCGCTCACCTTGCTCGCCGGCGTGCAACTGCTCACCGTGGGGCTGGTAGGTGAATACGTGGGCCGTATCCTGATCGAGGTGCAGGCGCGTCCCCTCTATCTGCTAGGCGAGTCTCACGCACCGGCCATTCGGGTAGCGGGGCCGGTCCTCGATCGCATCGCCGGTTGAGGATGTGTTTTCTGGCGCGCGGATCTACTTTCAACACGCTCGGCGTCTCACGCTTGTGCCCGCCTCGGGTGAGTTTGCTTGCCGGC includes:
- a CDS encoding choice-of-anchor D domain-containing protein yields the protein MRYARASKSPRRTNLLGRLSRLARRGRKKSPRGAARRRAETRRAVWIDPLEDRSMLAGIITIGDSWAYLVAPSATTMSNSFLGGVPVYNESFGGGTAAQHAADLDGITARINAHPDADVVWLSSGGNDMLLGALGGGFYRGNPNNPTVYANIAANVDTLVNHILSIRPDIQVVIAGYDYINVFDMGSGGLQAGNNLGVIKSGNVFLDAAQNQELNDGFKAAEQGKVSLGANSSRVHHVWNFGLINTVVGYSGYFGNFPGAGNYPPELYAALPTPASRMAANDPIHLNTQGYDLLALNMYLNFFDTAFQPASLTTNTTTLDFGHVRVGTTSTTLGVTASNAGPDHTKVKDLFIPAGTGEFSGGNQSYLPLFRDPTLGSDAAASSFTYTPNARGADSQNLTLTSDSGSRPLTLSGTGVGPVFGSVSTLDFGYVLLGENGSLPFTITNSTTDGDLGALTNLTLHSFVLDGPDAASFELVGFTPGMVLNAASLANLSLEFTGDGPAGARSATLTFSTDVGVALGGSGATFQITVAAEVVEVPTVAAGGPYAGGEGAAIALTAVGTGTITSYDWDLDNNGSYETPGMTVNFTRPEQGEFTVNVRAIGPAGTVYATTTVLVENVAPVAGMTGLGWTHTGVLQHFSLIALDPGSFDAAANFDFAIDWQGDGAFEEFVSGPTGTPISHTFNTPGSHKVRIKATDKDGGTSEIGTYVVHVYHVEQVGDNIEWYGSDGNDVVEFRETALQTVEVRTLMVGGHATNELAIFTGVTGRVLGYGNRGNDRLDASQLLLLPTTLEGGRHHDTLLGGAGDDILRGDFQGAKGDGAEGNDSIVGGPGNDLIEGDGLEGGEDTLHGGSGNDTILGDGSDGAEGRADRIYGEDGNDFLFGHHGHDFIDGGNDHDLITGGDGAEANDTLVGGAGNDVLSGSNGKDSISGGTGQDIILGGSGADTLQGEGGEDLLVADVVTFGLSTSALIAIHAEWTSGNSYQDRVAHLTGTPGGANGATYFTLGTTVYDDEAEDLLTGGAEIDWFLYNLMQDVLTDHAEGETETDTFGFPLPTLE
- a CDS encoding TlpA family protein disulfide reductase — protein: MSVTRKMRSLATLAAVVPLIAVGCAKEEANPAGEPAAPPASATATSAEESVESETAATESDEVGTAIKLTKATKEDFDSLIASHRGKVVLVDYWATWCGPCVKGFPHTVELAEKLAPQGLAVISVSFDDPEASTEVEAFLTRQHAQFDNLISAYGAEDQSYDDFGVETGALPHYQIYDREGKLVRELVSGDPTAKSVTPEDVAAAVQEQLDQPAAANP
- a CDS encoding thioredoxin family protein, whose product is MLRRLGFALPLAAVALALVSGSAQAGKFNKVLNVGDTAPSFADIIGVDDDKYGLDSFKDAKAIVLVFTCNNCPVAVACEDRIVELQKDYKDKGVQIVAINVNNVDGDRLDSMKERSKSKGFNFPYIYDPTQKVARDYGASVTPDVVVLDGDRKIAYLGAIDNDALNEANANKHYVRDALDAILTGSKPSVSETKAKGCGIKYE
- a CDS encoding glycosyltransferase family 2 protein; the encoded protein is MSSAVVLSKVPLERRRRDVSRPLVSVVVPVFNEEACLPALHRRLTEVLSTLDDSYEILFVNDGSRDRSLEIMRQLQLIDPHVGYHSFTRNFGHESASTCGLLEAQGQTVVIIDADLQDPPELIAQLLERWREGYDLVYAQRRSRQGETWLTRSTSHAFYRLLNRVTRVDMPVDTGDFRLMDRTVVEAFRRLPERNRFVRGMIAWTGFRKSAVYYDRDARLAGETKYNFTKRLGLALDAICGFSTLPLRWITYAGGITAGVAGALFAMALLVGLFSSVGAAGWIVLAAALTLLAGVQLLTVGLVGEYVGRILIEVQARPLYLLGESHAPAIRVAGPVLDRIAG